A single genomic interval of Scylla paramamosain isolate STU-SP2022 chromosome 4, ASM3559412v1, whole genome shotgun sequence harbors:
- the LOC135099365 gene encoding compound eye opsin BCRH2-like has protein sequence MAQRMMNASLPLPYGSSQVAYGYPEGYSLMDLVPDDVKPLIHPHWSNFPPVNPMWHYLLAGIFIILGILSFFGNGMVMYLFSCKKSLRSPANMFVVNLAFSDFMMMVSQFPMYVVNCFEGGYWTLGAFACQVHAFTGAIFGLTSLLTLAAIGYDRYCVIVKAFDGGHISSGKAFIMILFCWGYATAVSIWPFFGWNAYIPEGILTSCSFDYISRDWGTRSFGLFLFIMCYCIPLLVIIFVYSQIVGAIRAHERALREQAKKMNVQTLRSNADQNKQSAEVRIAKVAVGNVFLWLLTWTPYAAVVLTGLFGDQDKLTPIVSALPGLICKTASVYNPIMFAISHPKFRLALMEVWPWFCVHENKDDDTKSTKTEPESGK, from the exons ATGGCTCAAAGGATGATGAATGCCTCTTTGCCGCTTCCCTACGGCAGCAGCCAGGTAGCCTATGGCTACCCCGAAGGGTACTCGCTCATGGACTTGGTTCCTGACGACGTGAAGCCCTTGATCCATCCTCACTGGAGCAACTTCCCTCCAGTCAACCCCATGTGGCACTACCTGCTGGCCGGCATCTTCATCATCCTGGGCATTCTCTCCTTCTTCGGTAACGGCATGGTCATGTATCTGTTCTCGTGCAAGAAGAGTCTCCGCTCGCCCGCCAACATGTTCGTGGTCAACTTGGCTTTCAGCGACTTCATGATGATGGTGTCACAGTTTCCCATGTACGTGGTGAACTGCTTTGAAGGCGGCTACTGGACCCTTGGCGCCTTTGCCTGCCAGGTACACGCCTTCACAGGGGCGATCTTTGGACTCACCTCCCTTTTGACACTGGCAGCTATCGGCTACGATCGCTACTGCGTTATCGTGAAGGCCTTCGACGGCGGTCACATCAGCTCAGGCAAGGCCTTCATTATGATCCTCTTTTGCTGGGGATACGCCACCGCCGTCTCCATTTGGCCCTTCTTCGGTTGGAACGCCTACATCCCTGAGGGCATCCTCACTTCCTGTAGCTTCGACTACATCAGCCGAGATTGGGGAACCAGGTCCTTCGGCCTCTTTCTGTTCATCATGTGCTACTGCATCCCTCTCCTCGTCATCATCTTCGTCTACTCCCAGATCGTTGGCGCGATCCGTGCCCACGAGAGGGCGCTGCGCGAACAAGCCAAGAAAATGAATGTGCAAACCCTTCGTTCCAACGCCGACCAGAATAAGCAGAGTGCGGAGGTGCGCATCGCCAAGGTGGCCGTTGGCAACGTGTTCCTGTGGTTGCTCACCTGGACTCCTTACGCCGCCGTGGTCTTGACG GGTTTGTTTGGCGACCAGGACAAGCTGACGCCTATCGTGTCCGCTCTGCCAGGACTCATTTGCAAGACAGCCTCCGTGTACAACCCCATCATGTTTGCGATCTCACATCCCAAGTTCCGCCTGGCACTGATGGAGGTTTGGCCTTGGTTCTGCGTCCACGAGAATAAGGATGATGACACCAAGTCCACGAAGACTGAGCCCGAAAGCGGCAAGTAA